A stretch of DNA from Brevibacillus ruminantium:
ATTCCAACCAAAGGACTTATTGTTATTATCCTGGCGATTGTCATGATGATCGCGCTGACCCTGTTTATCGGAAAGACCAAATGGGGGATAGCCATGCGTGCGGTTGCACAGGATCAGTCCACAGCATCCCTGATGACGATCAACGTGGACAAGGTGATCATGCTGACCTTCTTGATCGGTTCCAGCCTGGGCGGAGCCACAGGTGTGCTGTTTTCACAAAACTACGGGACGATCGACCCTTATATTGGTTTTATCCTCGGCTTGAAAGCCTTTACAGCAGCGGTTCTCGGAGGGATCGGAAACCTTCGCGGCGCGATGGTGGGCGGCGTGCTGCTCGGACTTTTGGAATCTTTGTCCGGCGCGTATATGGGTCCACTGACAGGAGGCGCTTTTGGTGCCGAGTACAAAGACGTTTTTGCATTCAGCATTTTGATTCTCGTGCTTCTCTTCAAGCCTGAGGGACTGTTTGGCGAAGCCGTGAAAGAGAAAGTGTAGGTGAGGTGAGAGACATGGCAAACATCGGATGGAAATCGATCAAAGGAATTCCGCTCATTTTTACCTTGATCTGGATCGTTGGCTTTGCATCAGCCTTGCATTTTCTGGACAAGTCCGTCATTGCCTTCCTCGGGATTTTGTTCTCGATCATCTTGATTTACTACACCAATTCCAGCAAAATGGTTCGAATGATTCTGGGTGCTGCTGTGCTGCTGTTGATTATCCCGCTGGTCGCAGGAGACAACCGCTATTACATGGAGGTAGCCTCGCAGGTGGGCATCTACGTGGCAATGGCGCTCGGGCTGAACATCGTAGTAGGTTTTGCCGGTCTGCTTGACTTGGGGTATGTGGCGTTCTTTGCAGCGGGTGCCTATGCCTACGCGATTTTCTCCACGTCCCAGGCCAATCAGTTTATTCCAGGCGAGCTTTTCCCGCTCACGGGTGACTGGTTCTGGCCATTTCTCATCGTCGGCTTGATAGTGGCCGCGATATTCGGAATATTGCTGGGCTTGCCGGTTCTTCGGGTGAAGGGAGACTATCTGGCCATCGTTACGCTTGGCTTTGGTGAGATTATTCGGATTATCTTCAACAACCTGGATAAGCCGATCAACATTACGAACGGACCGCAGGGGATTACACCGATCCCGCAGCCGGAGCTGTTCGGGATCAAAATGAGCACGCCGTTCTACTTCTATTTTATTGTCTTGTTCGTGATTATTTTCATCGTCATCGCCAATATCCGCTTTGAACACTCCCGTCTGGGCCGCGCCTGGGTGGCGGTGCGCGAAGACGAGCTGGCTGCGCAATCGATGGGGATTTCCCTGCTCAATACCAAGCTGGCTGCTTTTGCCACCGGAGCATCCTTCGCCGGTGTGGTGGGCGTCATCTTTGCAGCCAAGCAGACCTTTATCGACCCGACGTCGTTTACACTGATGGAGTCGATCGGGATTCTCGTCATGGTTATTCTCGGGGGCAGTGGAAGCATCCCCGGTGTTATTCTGGGGGCGGCCTTCGTCACCGTGCTTCAGGTACAGCTTTTGAAGGAGTTCTCCAACTTCCTGCATTCGCTGCAGCAATCAGGGATCATTAATCTGCCAAACCAGTTGGACCCGTCCAAATTCCAACGCCTGATCTTCGGGGTCATGCTGATCCTCGTCGCTCTGTACAGGCCGAACGGGCTGATACCGGCCAAGCGGAAGAAGAACGATCTGGATGCGATCAGAGGCAGCAAATACTCCGGAGGAAAGCTTGGCATTTTAAGCAAGCTCCAGGGGAAAGAGTCGTAGCGAAGAAGGAGGGAGCACTATGGCATTATTGGAAGCCAACGGGTTGACCAAGCGCTTCGGCGGTCTGGTTGCCAATCAGGATGTAACGGTAAAAATTGAAGAGGGAAGCATTACGGCTGTCATCGGTCCCAACGGTGCGGGCAAAACCACCTTCTTCAATATGGTGACGGGTTTCTACGAGCCGGATGAGGGAGACGTCCTGCTCGATGGAAAAAGCATCAAGGGACTGCGCCCTGACCAGATTGCGGAGCGGGGGATTACGCGTACCTTTCAAAATATTCGTCTGTTCAAGCAGATGTCGGCCCTGGAAAATGTGATGGTGGGTACTCACAGCAGGCTGTCGGCGGGAATCTTGGGCATCATGTTCAATACCAAGCGTGTCCGGGAAGAGGAAGAGCGTGCAAAGGTGGAAGCGTATCAATTGATGGAATACGTCGGCATCGCGGATGTCGCCAATGAAGCGGCCGGGAGTCTGCCGTACGGTTTGCAGCGGCGCCTGGAGATCGCCCGCGCGCTGGCCACCAATCCAAAGATTATACTGCTCGACGAACCGGCTGCCGGGATGAACCCGCGCGAGACGATCGAGATGACCGATTTTATCCGCAAGCTGAAGAGTGAGCTGGGTTTGACGATTATTCTGATCGAGCATGACATGAAGCTGGTCATGGGGCTGAGCGAATACATTCACGTACTGGACTATGGACGCAAGATTGCCGAGGGTACGCCGGAACAGATCCGCAATAATCCGAACGTGATTGAGGCTTACCTGGGGAAAAGCGCGACGGAAGTGTCGTAAGAGGGGGAGGAAAAAACATGCCGTTGCTTGAATTGCAAAACATTCACACCTATTACGGCGGTATCCACGCGTTGAAAGGCATGAGCATTGAAGTCAATGAGGGCGAAGTGGTTACGCTGATCGGCTCCAACGGGGCCGGGAAGTCGACTACCTTGAAAACCATCTGTGGACAGACGCGTGCCCGAGAAGGCCGCATCACGTTTGACGGGAAAGATATTACCCAGATGCGGACGCATGACATCGCACTGCTGGGAATTGCCCATGTGCCGGAAGGCCGCCGGATTTTCCCCAAACTGACCGTGCGTGAGAATCTGGAGATGGGTGCGTTTTCTGTAAAAGACAAGCAGATTATCGAAGAGGGCATCGAGCGGGCGTTTCGCTACTTCCCGCGGCTGAAAGAGCGGATTGATCAAAAAGGCGGGACGATGTCCGGCGGTGAGCAGCAGATGCTGGCGATCGCACGCGGACTGATGATGAAGCCCAAAATTCTGATGCTGGATGAGCCGTCCATGGGCTTGGCGCCGATTCTGGTGGAACAAATTTTTGATATTGTCACAGAGCTGAACCGGGAAGGAATGACGATCCTGCTGGTTGAGCAAAACGCAAACCAGGCGCTATCGGTGGCGAATCGCGGTTACGTCATTCAGACAGGTGAAATTATTCTGAAGGACGATGCGCAAGATCTCCTGGCAAATCCTCAGGTGCGGGAAGCTTATCTGGCGTAGGCTGACAGATACGAAACGGTGGACGTTCGGTGGACATATAGAAGTAAGCGTATAGAATGATAGAAAGTATGGAAAGTATAGAATGGGGTTCATAAATAGAACGGATAGAAAAGGCCGATGGCGTGATCCATCGGTCTTTTCATGTTGAGGGTGCTCCACAAAAACGTTTTCATTTGCTACGATGTTTCTAAGAATACTGACCTTCTCATTTCGAGGATTTTACCTGAAAGTATCAGGTCAACAGGAGGGCAAGATGGAGATACACCCCAACTGGATGAAAGACAGCACTGGCATGTTGTACGCGCAGCTTTACCAGTATTTTCGGGAAGAAATCCGGAGCAGGCGTATCCCGCCGGGCACCCGCCTGCCGTCTGTTCGTGCTTTGAGCCGTAACCTGCATCTGAGCAAAACCACAGTGGAAACGGCCTACCATCAGCTCCTGGCAGAAGGTTATATCGAAAGCCGGGAGAGAAGCGGTTTTTATGTGGTGGAGTGGGAGGAGGAGATCGGCGAGGCGGCGGGCATTTCGAGGGATTTCCCGTGGCTGGAACCAATCAAAAACAGTGATGGCCAGGAAAAGGTGAAGAGGCAGTCAGTCGAGAAGGAAAACACGGCAAGAGTTCTCTACGATTTTCACCATGCGCGGGTCGACGCTGATCATTTTCCCTATGAGATCTGGCGTCGTTACAGCAATCAGTGCTTGCAGCGGGAAAACAGGGAGATTCTCTACTACGGTGACCCGCAGGGCGAGCTGGTTTTACGGGAGCAGATCGCGAGCTATTTGCAAAAGGCGCGTGGGGTACATGCTCATGCCGATGCGGTTGTGATTGGAGCGGGGACACAGCTTTTGATTCAGTTGCTGTGCTGGTTGTTTGGCCGGGAGAGTCAAAGCATCGCCATGGAGGAGCCGGGCTACAACGGCGTGCGAAGTGTTTTTGTGCAAAACGGCTACCAGGTCATCCCGATCCCGCTGGATGAGGATGGCATCCAGGTGGAAGTGCTCGAAGCCAGCCGAGCACCGCTGGTTTATGTTACTCCTTCCCATCAGGAGCCGCTCGGGGCGGTGATGCCCTACGCAAAGCGATCCAGACTGCTGCAATGGGCAGCCCGGACAGGGGCGTACCTCATCGAGGACGATTATGATGGCGAGTTTCGGTATCAGACAAAACCGATTCCCTCTCTGCAGGGGATGGATCAGGCGGGACGGGTCATTTATCTGGGGACCTTCTCCAAATCGCTTCTGCCCTCAATACGGATCAGCTATATGGTGCTGCCGCCTGAACTGCTGCGGCGCTATCAGGAGAGACTCCGGGAGTTTGATCAATCCTGTTCGCGCATACATCAAGAGACACTGGCTCTGTTCATGAAAAACGGTGAATGGGAACGGCATATTCGCAAAATGCGGACGCTCTACAGCAAGAAGCATCAAGCTATGCTGAGCAGTTTGCATGAACAGTTTGGAGAGCGCATCCGGGTGATGGGCCATAATGCGGGCTTGTCGATGACTGTAGAAGTGGCCTCTTTGCTGACGGCGGAGGAGTTGGCCCGTGTGGCGCGGTCAGCAGGAATTCGCGTCTATCCGGCCACGCCAAAATGGATGGCCTATCCACCGGGCCAAGCCCCTGTTTTTCAGTTTGGATTTGGCGGTTTGTCTACGGAAGAGATTGCAGCAGGAATTCACCTGTTAAAAGAGACATGGGAACCCTATTTGCCTGGACCGAAGGCCGCTTATCTTTGAAGAGGCTTCGATAGAAGTTGTCTTCCTGCACCTCATTATTGACAGAAAGTAGAGACAATTATAGAGTGGGAGTGTGCCAGGAGGGGGAATTGCTTGAATTCGTCAAAATTGTCTTTTCTGCAAGGGATGAAACAAATTATTCCCGTCGCATCGGCCGGAATCGTAGACGGGCTGGTTTTCGGCATTCTGGCCAGACAAGCCGGTCTTGGCATTACAGAGGCCATGCTGCTATCCCTGCTGGTAAACGCGGGTTCCTCCCAATTTGCTGCCGTCGGTTTGATTTCGCAGGGGATCGTGGGCTGGCCGATCTTGGTCTCTACCGCGTTGTTAAACGCCCGCCATCTTTTGTACGGGCTTTCGCTGGGGCCGTATTTTCGCCAAACACCTCCGTGGAAGCTCTCGCTGATGGGAGCCGGGCTGAATGACGAGACGTACGCCTTGAAGGTGACATATCTCACCTCTGGCAATAAACCGAGTCTGCCGTTTTTTGCAGGTGCCGGGATTGTGGATTACGTGATCTGGAACGTAAGTACACTGGCGGGCGCGTGGTTTGGCACTGTCTTTACCCAGACGGAAGCGTTTGGTCTTGATTTTGCCTTTATTGCTACATTTTTAGGCTTCCTGGCGGTCAATCTCCTCTCGTCTTTTCACGTGAAGGTAGGGCTAGCTGCATCGGTGGCGGCGTGTCTTGCTTACTGGCTCGGCGGCGGAACTGCCGGAGTGATTGCGGGAACTCTGGTTGCGGTGATGATTGGGGCGGTGAAGCGGGATGGATAACATCATCCTCATTATTATACTGATGGCACTGATCACGTATTTGACACGCTTTCCAATGCTGTTGATCAGCTCCCGCTGGTCGGTTCCCGATTGGCTGAAAAGAGGACTGGCGATGGTGCCAGTCGGGGTGTTCAGTTCCTTGACGGTACCGCCGATTCTCTTTCATACAAAAAACGGTCAGTGGAGTCCCGAATTTTTGGCTGCCGGGGTAGTTGCACTCTCCGTCGGTTTGTGGAGAAAGCAGATTGTCTGGGCGCTGCTCGCCGGTGTCGGGGCGTTGATCATCTGGCGCTATCTGGGTGGATGATAGAAAGCAAAAAAGCGAAGATGCCCAGCGGGGGTGACGGAACTGCCCCTTGTTCGTGGCAGCTTCGTTTTTTCATTTTGTAAGGCAGCATGTATACGTTTTGATTTGCGCCTAGTATTTGAGGGGATGTAAACCTTTGAAATCGGTGCTCTGGCGAGAAGAAGCATGGTTTCCCTGCTCAGCTCCGTACTCCGCCCGCGAGGAAGCATGTACTGTCCGCTCCAGGGGGATTCGCGGGGGAGACGTAAAAGCAGTAACGCTCCGAGGTCATCCCAAGGCTACGCTCCTTTTTCCCGCGAATCCCCCTTCCGCTGGGCAGGGCTCCACAGTCGCAACGCAGGGAAACATGCTTCTTCATGAAACGGGAGATTTTCAAAAAATTGCGGGTGAAAGCAATGATGGTTCATATTCAACTAAAGGCAGATTTGTTTAAGATCAAGCGCGGGGAACCGTACCACAAGTGATAGTAAAAAATATTAGACACGAGATTGTGCTAGACAGTTACTACATAAGCAAGCTAATACGAGAACCGCATCACATATAAATAATAGAGGTGATATATCGGACAAACGAAGTAGAAGGCGGATTCGCAGGAGATTGAACAGGTTAAAGACTAGGCGTGTCAATTCCATAAAGGTGCTGGTTCTCCAATTTGTTCGAAATCCTTCAAACGAATCGCCTGTTATTTATTATTGTTGGGGGTAAAGGGTCCCGCCAACTTTTAATGTTAAAAGAGACCTTTTAGGAATATTTATTCACTATTTTAAGTAAATAATCTCGAAATTCTTCAATATAGGTTTTCGGCTCTACTATTTCCAGATTTGTCCCGAAACTCGCTAAAAATTGAAAGCCAATACTGTTTTGCGGAACATAGATGGTAGCTAAAAAATATTCTGAACTGTATTTTTCAATACTCTTTCGACCGTACCTTTCAATGAATTGATCTTTTATGCCAGGCGAAATCAACGCCTTGACTGCGACTAGTTCCGGTTGAAAACTTGCTTCCTGCTCTTGTTCCAACAAATCATTTCTAGGGCTAAACGTTTGTTCATTCATATTAAGATGATCGATCCGAGATAATTTGAACGTTCTATATCTCATGCGATGTAAGCAGAATCCTTTCAGGTACCAACTCGTCTCGCTAAAATGAAGCTGATAGGGCTCTACAGTTCTTTTCGTCGCAGTGCCATTTTTATCTATATAATCAAATGAAACTACTCTTCGCTTTAAGATGGCTTCCTGACATGTCTTCAAGGTTTGACGAATCTCAGACCGCCCCTCCCAATCATAAAAAGATAATTGAATGGAACCTTTCGGAGCCAATGGGCTAACCATGGCTTCTATTTTTTTGATCGTTATTTCAACTTCTTCACTAATTAGAATTTGTTCCAATCCGCCGAGCGCAGTCAATATATTCTCTAAGTCGGAGCTGTTTAAAAGACGTTTATCCACCTTGTATTCATCCATAATGCCGTAGCCGCCATGAATTCCAATGACCGAATAGATCGGGATGTTTGATAAACTCAAGGTTTCCATATCGCGAAGAATCGTTCTTTTGGAAACGCTAAATAATTGCGCGAATTCTTTGGTAGAAACAACATCTTTCTTCAGCAATATCATAATGATAGAGATTAGCCTCTCAACCTTTTCCATCGGTTCCCCTCTTTTTTTTTCTACTTCATTATGAAACGGTGACATACAGCTGTCACCTCTTATAAATTATACTCCATTTATAACAAGAAGGAGGTTATGCTTTATGTCAGCTATTGCCTATTTAAACTTTGATGGAATTGCAGAACAAGCGATTGAATTTTATTCGGAGGCTTTAAGCGCACTTGAGGTAAAAATAGTGAAATTTGGGGATATCCCACAAGATCCAAACTACCCAATGCCGGAAAATGAGTTAAATATGGTCATGGAGTCTTCCATAGAATTCGCAGGCGGGAAAATCATGATGTCGGACATTTTGCCTTCAATGAAGGCGGTAACAGGTGAGCTGGTGAAAGGGAATAATATTCTGATTAGCCTAGTCATCGATGATAAGCAAAAACTGGAACAATACTTTAATAGTTTGTCCCTTGGTGGCTATGTCACCATGTCGTTATCCAATTATCCTTGGTCTTCGTGCTTTGGAACGCTGGTTGATAAATTTGGGGTCAACTGGAAATTCAATAGCGACGCAGATCAGTTTCTTGATAACGTAATATCCAACAAACAGTAACTCATTCTGAAAAGTGGTCTTCCAACTGAAGGCCGTTTTTTTATATACCGATGGAGGCACGATTTATGAAAAATAGCTATTTTTCGCTAATCTTTTTTCTGGCTTTAGGTATATTTGGCATCATAACAACTGAAATGGGCATGATCGGAGTTCTTCCCCAAGTCACTCAAAAGTTTCATATATCACCCTCGGAGGCCGGGTACCTTGTGAGTGCATTTGCTTTAATCGTTGCCATTTCAGGCCCATTCCTAACATTACTCGCTTCCGGCATGAATCGAAAAGCGATCTTACTATCCGCTATCCTGATGTTTGCTATCTCTAATTTGGTGTATGCTTATACGACCAGGTTCGAAGTTATGCTGGCTTTCCGGAATGGCATCACTGTAGGGACATGGATCGGCGGCTTGTTTATTTCCCAGTTGGGCGCGCATCAGCTTATCTGGAGCGGTATTATGCTTTTGTCGCTTGCTTTCATACTGACCATGATAAAAGCATCAATTTCCAAATCACAT
This window harbors:
- a CDS encoding branched-chain amino acid ABC transporter permease; the encoded protein is MLSILPQVIVDGLTLGFMYAVVALGYTMVYGILEFINFAHGEIFMVGAFIGTEVLLISDSLGALQGMNPYVAFFMTLVISMALTGGLGVLIERIAYRPLRGAPRLVPLISAIGVSFLLQDLVRFTEAIARNEFYLNTPALFSGSVSLGFASIPTKGLIVIILAIVMMIALTLFIGKTKWGIAMRAVAQDQSTASLMTINVDKVIMLTFLIGSSLGGATGVLFSQNYGTIDPYIGFILGLKAFTAAVLGGIGNLRGAMVGGVLLGLLESLSGAYMGPLTGGAFGAEYKDVFAFSILILVLLFKPEGLFGEAVKEKV
- a CDS encoding branched-chain amino acid ABC transporter permease, which translates into the protein MANIGWKSIKGIPLIFTLIWIVGFASALHFLDKSVIAFLGILFSIILIYYTNSSKMVRMILGAAVLLLIIPLVAGDNRYYMEVASQVGIYVAMALGLNIVVGFAGLLDLGYVAFFAAGAYAYAIFSTSQANQFIPGELFPLTGDWFWPFLIVGLIVAAIFGILLGLPVLRVKGDYLAIVTLGFGEIIRIIFNNLDKPINITNGPQGITPIPQPELFGIKMSTPFYFYFIVLFVIIFIVIANIRFEHSRLGRAWVAVREDELAAQSMGISLLNTKLAAFATGASFAGVVGVIFAAKQTFIDPTSFTLMESIGILVMVILGGSGSIPGVILGAAFVTVLQVQLLKEFSNFLHSLQQSGIINLPNQLDPSKFQRLIFGVMLILVALYRPNGLIPAKRKKNDLDAIRGSKYSGGKLGILSKLQGKES
- a CDS encoding ABC transporter ATP-binding protein; this encodes MALLEANGLTKRFGGLVANQDVTVKIEEGSITAVIGPNGAGKTTFFNMVTGFYEPDEGDVLLDGKSIKGLRPDQIAERGITRTFQNIRLFKQMSALENVMVGTHSRLSAGILGIMFNTKRVREEEERAKVEAYQLMEYVGIADVANEAAGSLPYGLQRRLEIARALATNPKIILLDEPAAGMNPRETIEMTDFIRKLKSELGLTIILIEHDMKLVMGLSEYIHVLDYGRKIAEGTPEQIRNNPNVIEAYLGKSATEVS
- a CDS encoding ABC transporter ATP-binding protein, translated to MPLLELQNIHTYYGGIHALKGMSIEVNEGEVVTLIGSNGAGKSTTLKTICGQTRAREGRITFDGKDITQMRTHDIALLGIAHVPEGRRIFPKLTVRENLEMGAFSVKDKQIIEEGIERAFRYFPRLKERIDQKGGTMSGGEQQMLAIARGLMMKPKILMLDEPSMGLAPILVEQIFDIVTELNREGMTILLVEQNANQALSVANRGYVIQTGEIILKDDAQDLLANPQVREAYLA
- the pdxR gene encoding MocR-like pyridoxine biosynthesis transcription factor PdxR codes for the protein MEIHPNWMKDSTGMLYAQLYQYFREEIRSRRIPPGTRLPSVRALSRNLHLSKTTVETAYHQLLAEGYIESRERSGFYVVEWEEEIGEAAGISRDFPWLEPIKNSDGQEKVKRQSVEKENTARVLYDFHHARVDADHFPYEIWRRYSNQCLQRENREILYYGDPQGELVLREQIASYLQKARGVHAHADAVVIGAGTQLLIQLLCWLFGRESQSIAMEEPGYNGVRSVFVQNGYQVIPIPLDEDGIQVEVLEASRAPLVYVTPSHQEPLGAVMPYAKRSRLLQWAARTGAYLIEDDYDGEFRYQTKPIPSLQGMDQAGRVIYLGTFSKSLLPSIRISYMVLPPELLRRYQERLREFDQSCSRIHQETLALFMKNGEWERHIRKMRTLYSKKHQAMLSSLHEQFGERIRVMGHNAGLSMTVEVASLLTAEELARVARSAGIRVYPATPKWMAYPPGQAPVFQFGFGGLSTEEIAAGIHLLKETWEPYLPGPKAAYL
- a CDS encoding AzlC family ABC transporter permease translates to MNSSKLSFLQGMKQIIPVASAGIVDGLVFGILARQAGLGITEAMLLSLLVNAGSSQFAAVGLISQGIVGWPILVSTALLNARHLLYGLSLGPYFRQTPPWKLSLMGAGLNDETYALKVTYLTSGNKPSLPFFAGAGIVDYVIWNVSTLAGAWFGTVFTQTEAFGLDFAFIATFLGFLAVNLLSSFHVKVGLAASVAACLAYWLGGGTAGVIAGTLVAVMIGAVKRDG
- a CDS encoding AzlD domain-containing protein, with the protein product MDNIILIIILMALITYLTRFPMLLISSRWSVPDWLKRGLAMVPVGVFSSLTVPPILFHTKNGQWSPEFLAAGVVALSVGLWRKQIVWALLAGVGALIIWRYLGG
- a CDS encoding helix-turn-helix transcriptional regulator; this encodes MEKVERLISIIMILLKKDVVSTKEFAQLFSVSKRTILRDMETLSLSNIPIYSVIGIHGGYGIMDEYKVDKRLLNSSDLENILTALGGLEQILISEEVEITIKKIEAMVSPLAPKGSIQLSFYDWEGRSEIRQTLKTCQEAILKRRVVSFDYIDKNGTATKRTVEPYQLHFSETSWYLKGFCLHRMRYRTFKLSRIDHLNMNEQTFSPRNDLLEQEQEASFQPELVAVKALISPGIKDQFIERYGRKSIEKYSSEYFLATIYVPQNSIGFQFLASFGTNLEIVEPKTYIEEFRDYLLKIVNKYS
- a CDS encoding VOC family protein — protein: MSAIAYLNFDGIAEQAIEFYSEALSALEVKIVKFGDIPQDPNYPMPENELNMVMESSIEFAGGKIMMSDILPSMKAVTGELVKGNNILISLVIDDKQKLEQYFNSLSLGGYVTMSLSNYPWSSCFGTLVDKFGVNWKFNSDADQFLDNVISNKQ